A window from Theobroma cacao cultivar B97-61/B2 chromosome 3, Criollo_cocoa_genome_V2, whole genome shotgun sequence encodes these proteins:
- the LOC18605389 gene encoding protein EXORDIUM-like 3 — MHRVPVLLSLIAAATLLIVTPVIGYRPWPHLKPNSSDLMFGGSKKFEGSSEFVHMRYHMGPVLTANITIHTIWYGRWQKSQKKIIREFINSISAVNAKHPSVTGWWKTVQLYTDQTGANISRTVHLGKEKNDRFYSHGKSLTRLSIQSVIKSAVTARTKPLPINPKSGLYLLLTSDDVYVQDFCGQVCGFHYFTFPSIVGYTLPYAWVGNSAKLCPGICAYPFAVPEYMPGLKPLKSPNNDVGVDGMISVIGHEVAELATNPLVNAWYAGQDPVAPVEIADLCEGIYGTGGGGSYTGQLLNDKDGATYNMNGIRRRYLVQWVWNHIVSYCTGPNALDQ, encoded by the coding sequence ATGCACCGAGTTCCGGTGCTTCTCAGCCTCATTGCAGCTGCTACACTGCTGATAGTAACTCCGGTCATCGGATATCGTCCATGGCCCCACCTAAAACCCAACAGCTCTGATTTAATGTTCGGAGGTTCCAAGAAATTTGAGGGCTCATCAGAGTTCGTCCACATGAGATACCACATGGGCCCAGTCCTCACCGCCAACATCACCATCCACACAATCTGGTACGGCCGGTggcaaaaatctcaaaagaaAATCATCCGCGAGTTCATCAACTCTATCTCGGCGGTTAATGCCAAGCACCCTTCGGTTACCGGGTGGTGGAAGACCGTACAGCTTTACACGGACCAAACGGGAGCCAACATCTCCCGTACGGTGCATTTAGGGAAAGAGAAAAACGATCGGTTTTACTCGCACGGCAAGTCGCTCACGCGCTTATCGATACAGTCCGTGATAAAAAGCGCGGTAACAGCGAGGACGAAGCCATTGCCGATAAATCCCAAGAGTGGGCTCTACCTCTTGCTCACATCCGATGACGTGTACGTCCAGGATTTTTGCGGCCAAGTTTGTGGGTTCCACTATTTCACTTTCCCATCCATCGTGGGGTACACGCTCCCATACGCATGGGTGGGGAACTCCGCGAAGCTTTGCCCGGGAATATGCGCGTACCCCTTCGCCGTTCCGGAGTACATGCCCGGGTTGAAGCCGTTAAAGTCACCGAACAATGACGTGGGAGTAGACGGGATGATAAGCGTGATCGGGCACGAGGTTGCCGAGCTGGCAACCAACCCGTTGGTAAACGCATGGTACGCCGGACAAGACCCCGTGGCTCCCGTGGAAATAGCGGATTTATGCGAGGGTATTTACGGAACTGGAGGTGGAGGGTCCTACACAGGGCAGCTATTAAACGATAAAGACGGTGCCACGTATAACATGAATGGGATCAGACGGAGGTACTTGGTTCAGTGGGTTTGGAACCACATTGTGAGTTACTGTACTGGGCCTAATGCGCTTGATCagtga
- the LOC18605393 gene encoding 40S ribosomal protein S20-2: MAYAAMKPTKPGLEEPQEQIHKIRITLSSKNVKNLEKVCADLVRGAKDKRLRVKGPVRMPTKVLHITTRKSPCGEGTNTWDRFELRVHKRVIDLFSSPDVVKQITSITIEPGVEVEVTIADS; encoded by the exons ATGGCGTATGCTGCAATGAAGCCGACCAAGCCTGGCTTGGAGGAGCCCCAGGAGCAGATTCACAAGATCAGGATCACTCTCTCCTCCAAGAATGTAAAAAACCTCGAGAAAG TTTGTGCTGATTTGGTTCGTGGTGCCAAGGATAAGAGACTGAGGGTTAAGGGACCAGTGAGAATGCCCACCAAGGTTCTTCACATCACCACAAGGAAATCTCCCTGTGGTGAAG GGACAAACACATGGGATCGATTTGAGCTCCGTGTTCACAAGCGAGTTATCGACCTTTTCAGCTCTCCTGATGTGGTCAAGCAGATCACTTCTATTACCATTGAACCTGGTGTTGAGGTGGAGGTCACCATCGCAGATTCTTAA
- the LOC18605394 gene encoding cytochrome P450 93A3 isoform X2, translated as MPNLFGEFAVLACGGRSWCSDGVAENAIIRGAATLLAAALAIACYAWWVKKFTKNVPPLPPGPPGLPILGNLPFLQPDLHRYFTKLSQIYGPIIKLQLGSKTCIVVSSASVAKEVLKDHDAIFANRDPPTVAIIGTYGACDMVWRPNGPEWRKLRRLVVSEIMSNRSLDDCYALRRREVRAMVKDIYGKVGSPVNIGDQMFLTSLDVILSVLWGGSLHGEERSRLGIEFRQFVVEFVELLGAPNISDLFPFLTRFDLQGYQTRMEKASTWFDEIFESVIAHRIKFDQPDVGEGKKKEQKKDFLQLLMELNQQGDYKSSLSKSETKALLLDVIIAGTDATSISLEWAMTELLRHPDKMRRAVEELDSVVGDQNIVEEFHIPQLVYLNATVKETFRFHPPIPLLVSHRPSATCTVAGHTIPKDSRVLLNAWMIQRDPEFWEHPLRFEPERFLQDAEKGNYQGNNFHFIPFGSGRRICAGIPLADKMVTNVLATLLHSFEWKTPDGTKPDIHEKFGFALKKTEPLVAIPAARLSSSEQYQ; from the exons atgccAAATCTCTTCGGTGAATTTGCTGTTCTAGCCTGCGGGGGCCGGTCATGGTGCAGCGACGGAGTCGCTGAAAATGCCATCATCAGAGGAGCAGCAACTCTTTTGGCAGCCGCACTAGCCATTGCCTGCTATGCATGGTGGGTTAAGAAATTCACCAAGAACGTGCCGCCCCTGCCACCAGGTCCTCCAGGCTTGCCTATACTAGGAAACCTTCCTTTCCTCCAACCTGATTTGCATCGATACTTTACCAAACTGTCTCAAATCTATGGCCCCATTATCAAACTTCAGCTCGGAAGCAAGACCTGCATAGTTGTGAGTTCAGCTTCAGTTGCCAAAGAGGTGCTTAAGGACCATGATGCTATCTTCGCTAACCGTGACCCTCCTACGGTGGCTATAATCGGCACGTATGGTGCATGTGACATGGTATGGAGACCCAATGGCCCCGAATGGCGTAAGCTGCGTAGGCTTGTTGTTAGTGAAATTATGAGCAACAGAAGCCTTGATGATTGCTATGCGCTGCGCCGACGAGAGGTTCGAGCAATGGTGAAGGATATCTACGGGAAGGTTGGCTCACCTGTTAACATTGGTGATCAAATGTTCCTTACCAGTCTAGATGTGATATTAAGCGTGCTATGGGGTGGTTCACTGCATGGAGAGGAAAGAAGCAGGCTTGGGATTGAGTTCAGGCAATTTGTGGTGGAGTTTGTTGAATTGTTGGGAGCTCCTAACATTTCtgatctttttccttttcttaccCGTTTCGATTTGCAAGGATATCAAACCAGAATGGAGAAGGCTTCGACGTGGTTTGATGAGATTTTTGAATCAGTCATAGCACACCGAATAAAGTTTGATCAACCCGACGTCGGAGAGGGcaagaaaaaggaacaaaagAAGGATTTTCTGCAGTTGTTGATGGAGCTGAACCAACAAGGAGATTATAAATCCTCATTATCCAAGAGCGAAACTAAGGCTTTGCTGCTG GATGTGATTATCGCTGGTACGGATGCAACGTCCATTAGTTTAGAGTGGGCGATGACAGAGTTACTACGGCATCCAGATAAAATGAGAAGAGCCGTGGAGGAATTGGACAGTGTGGTTGGAGACCAGAACATTGTAGAAGAGTTTCATATTCCTCAACTCGTCTATTTAAATGCGACGGTAAAGGAGACATTTCGATTTCATCCGCCTATTCCCTTGCTTGTATCTCATAGGCCCAGCGCGACTTGCACCGTCGCCGGACATACCATCCCTAAAGATTCCAGAGTTTTATTAAACGCATGGATGATACAAAGGGACCCTGAGTTTTGGGAACATCCTCTTCGATTTGAACCTGAGAGGTTCTTGCAAGACGCTGAGAAAGGCAACTATCAAGGGAACAATTTCCACTTTATTCCGTTTGGATCggggaggagaatttgtgctGGAATTCCTTTGGCAGATAAAATGGTCACCAACGTCTTAGCTACGCTGTTGCATTCTTTTGAATGGAAAACACCGGATGGAACAAAGCCTGATATACATGAGAAATTCGGGTTTGCTTTGAAGAAAACAGAACCACTTGTTGCCATACCCGCCGCACGACTATCTAGTTCAGAGCAGTACCAATGA